From the Gasterosteus aculeatus chromosome 13, fGasAcu3.hap1.1, whole genome shotgun sequence genome, one window contains:
- the atoh1a gene encoding protein atonal homolog 1a, translating into MDVRSVGDWSRSEVADLNSRLQSPGSVERGGQQHLQQHLAESRYEPALTLVDSGSDPRAWLAPAQPSGTCAPHARSPDRLRHSPCPSTGSFQESGSPESSGHPSPLSYRITAKSPSSSSSSSSSLKVRDLCRLQGTASCSDEETSTRQRAQSSRPVHVVHKQRRVAANARERRRMHGLNYAFDELRSVIPALDNDKKLSKYETLQMAQIYINALADLLQAPSPTSTSTSATSSTSSSGGSSSSGGSSSSTDVSNNKNNSPKCDITLPSAVGFDGAKNRAPPSPGTCRTAAAGPVSGGGLPVHISGMPFHPSFDDGSFSAMVEEAMRSASPPPSARGSNSLAPVGGGGKESPRSDGEFSPHSHFSDSDEMAMELHSSEEDDFSELKLRSRHHHTVAF; encoded by the exons ATGGATGTCCGAAGTGTGGGAGACTGGAGCAGAAGCGAGGTGGCGGACCTCAACTCGCGGCTGCAGAGCCCCGGGtcggtggagaggggggggcagcagcacctgcagcagcacctCGCGGAGTCCCGCTACGAGCCCGCGCTGACGCTCGTGGACAGCGGCAGCGACCCACGCGCCTGGCTGGCTCCGGCGCAGCCTTCTGGCACCTGCGCGCCACACGCCCGCTCACCCGACCGCCTGCGGCACTCGCCCTGCCCGAGCACCGGCTCCTTCCAAG AGAGCGGTTCCCCGGAGTCCTCGGGCCACCCCAGCCCTCTCAGCTACAGAATAACTGCCAagagcccctcctcctcttcttcttcctcttcttcgctCAAAGTCAGGGACTTGTGCCGTCTTCAAGGCACGGCCAGCTGTTCCGACGAGGAGACATCCACGAGACAGAGAGCCCAGTCCAGCAGACCGGTCCACGTAGTCCACAAGCAGAGGCGCGTAGCCGCCAACGCGCGCGAAAGGAGGCGGATGCACGGGCTCAACTACGCGTTCGACGAGTTGCGCAGCGTCATCCCGGCGCTGGACAACGACAAGAAGCTCTCCAAATATGAAACTTTGCAGATGGCGCAGATTTACATCAATGCCCTGGCTGATCTGCTCCAAGCTCCGTCCccaacctccacctccaccagcgccaccagcagcaccagcagcagcggcggcagcagcagcagcggcggcagcagcagcagtaccgACGtctcaaacaataaaaacaactcgCCAAAGTGTGACATTACGCTTCCATCCGCCGTTGGTTTTGACGGGGCGAAGAACAGGGCTCCCCCGTCTCCGGGCACCTGTAGGACCGCGGCTGCTGGGCCGGTCTCGGGTGGGGGGCTACCTGTTCACATCAGCGGGATGCCCTTCCACCCCTCCTTCGACGACGGGTCCTTTTCCGCCATGGTCGAAGAAGCAATGCGGTCGGCCTCGCCTCCTCCTTCCGCTCGGGGAAGCAACTCGCTCGCACCGGTCGGGGGCGGCGGGAAGGAGTCTCCCCGGAGCGACGGGGAGTTTTCCCCGCACTCCCACTTCAGTGACTCGGATGAAATGGCGATGGAGCTCCACTCGAGTGAAGAGGATGACTTCTCGGAGCTCAAGCTGCGCAGCCGCCATCACCACACGGTTGCTTTCTGA